GAAGTGTTTACTTAGGTGATGATGGTATCCGTAAATCTTTTCGAAAAAAGGTTGCATCTCATTCATCTTCAAGGCAAATATTTTTACCGGTTATGTAGCCTACGTTTGAATTACGCCCGCATTGAACGGTTTGGTAATGGGGGCATGGTTGGCCATTTCGATGCCCAGGGATATCATCTGCCTGGTTTCAAGGGGGTCGATGATGGCATCCACCCACAACCTGGATGCGCCGTAGTATGGGGAGGTCTGCCGATCATATTTATCCGTGATCTCTTTCAGCATTTTTTTCTGGTCTTCTTCCTCGATCTCTTCACCTTTCGCCTTTAGGGTGCTCACCTGAATCTGTAAAAGTGTTTTGGCAGCCTGGGCGCCACCCATCACAGCGATCTTTGCAGTGGGCCATGCTGCGATCAGTCGGGGATCGTATGCCTTCCCGCACATGGCATAGTTTCCTGCACCGTAGGAATTGCCCAGAATAATGGTGAATTTGGGAACGACACTGTTCGACATGGCATTGACCATTTTAGCGCCGTCTTTAATGATTCCACCTTGCTCGGAACGCGAGCCTACCATAAACCCGGTGACATCCTGAAGGAATACCAGCGGAATCTTTTTCTGATTGCAATTCATGATGAAGCGGGCTGCCTTGTCTGCGGAATCCGAGTATATCACTCCACCGAACTGCATTTCCCCCTTTTTGTTTTTGATCACCTTGCGTTGATTGGCCACGATACCAACCGCCCAACCGTCGATCCTCGCAAGGCCACAAACAATGGTTTTTCCATATAAGGCCTTGTATTCTTCAAATTCAGATCCATCCACCAATCGCTCGATCACATCCTTGACATCATATGGCTTTTCGCGGCTATCCGGCATAATACCGTAAAGTTCGGACGGGTCTTTCGCCGGAGGTTCGGGAGACTTGCGGTCAAAGCCGGCTTTTTCATAGTCACCCACCTTATCCATGATGTTGCGGATCCGGTTCAGACAGTCCTCATCGTCTTTGCATTTGTAATCTGTCACGCCGGAAACTTCACAATGTGTTGTGGCACCACCGAGTGTTTCATTGTCTATGTCTTCCCCGATAGCGGCTTTCACCAGATAAGAACCTGCCAGGAAGATGGTTCCGGTCTTGTCCACGATCATGGCTTCATCAGACATGATGGGAAGGTAAGCACCACCGGCTACGCAACTGCCCATGATGGCGGCGATCTGAAGAATGCCCATGGATGACATGATCGCATTGTTCCGGAATATGCGGCCGAAGTGCTCTTTGTCTGGGAATATCTCATCCTGCATGGGCAGAAAAACACCCGCACTATCTACCAGGTAGATGATGGGGAGTTTATTTTCTATGGATATCTCCTGTGCTCTCAGGTTCTTCTTTCCGGTGATGGGGAACCAGGCTCCTGCCTTAACGGTGGCATCATTGGCAACGATCATGCACTGTCTGCCGCTCACATAACCGATTCCGGTGACGACCCCTCCGGAGGGGCATCCCCCGTGTTCTTCGTACATTCCGTCACCAGCCAGTGCACCCACCTCGAAGAAGTATGTGTCGGGGTCGATGAGTTTCTCAATGCGTTCCCGGGCGGTCAGTTTACCCTGGGCATGTAGCTTCTCGATTTTCTTCTTGCCCCCGCCGAGGTATATCTCTTCTTGCTTTGCGCGTAGGCGCGAAATGAGCATGCGCATGGCATCCTCATTTTTGTTGAAAGTTAAATCCATGGTCTCTACTTTGTCGGCGCCAAACCTACGGAATTTTTTTCATTGCCATTCTCCGTTAAACGATGAAGGTGGGCGGTTGAAAATGCTTCTTACCCTTTGATTTTCCGGCTTTTGCTTGACTTGGCCTTTGGGTTGAATTCAAGGCAAAGATCAATCCATTCTTCAAGGTCCTTGTCGGTATCCGTGCCTTCCGGTCCAACGAAGAGGAAGCTTTTCATGGGGCGGCCGGTAAAATCCATTTCACGACAACCTTTCTTTTGGAGAAGTGCGTCTTTGATATCTGGATCAATCCGGCCCATGAGGTCATCATGAATGACACCCGCACACATCTTGTCATTCACCATAAAGCAAAGTCCGCCCATCATCTTCTTTTCTTCAAACCCGACCTTTTTGTCTTTAAAGACCTGACGGATGCGGTCGGCCAGAAATTCATTGTAAGCCATGTTCGTTGTTTTTCAGATGATGCAATTTAATACAATGTTGCAACTGAACTAAGGCATGAGGTAATTGATGGTGCGTGGTCCCAGATTGAACATCAGGTCCAGAATGCTGAGGTTAGGGATGAATCCGTGCTTTCCCTCGAATACCTGGTGGTAGCTGTTTGCTGGTGGGCTTAACGAAATACCGCGGCTGGATTTAGGGTGTAGTTGACGAATGTCTATGGTGTCTTCCGGCCAGGCTGGAATATAAGAGGTGGTATGTTGTATGTTCTTTTCAATACCTATCAACGAAAGACATGTGCTAAGCAGCTTGAAGTTCCATTCGAACAACGTGCGGATGTCGGCATGGAAGGTGTCGGCAAGGTCCTCCTCGTAGTATTCAAAGAATGGGGAAGTGCGGTAAGCGGTTTGCAATGATTTCCAAATCTGGTTCTTCCAGGTATGATGGGTGCTCAGCTTTACTTCCGTAACCTTTATATGCTCGCCTTTGCCGTGATCAACCGGTGCCGTTAAGCGAAGTATGCCGTTGGCGCCGTAGATATAACAACGGTTGCGGTAGGACTGCTTCACATAATGCTCATGGGCTTCCAGCCATATCTCGTTAGCGGATAACAAGGCATGTACATAAGAAACGGGTGGAAAGAACGCTGTGCTAACCAGCAGTTTTTGAGAATGGTCCACTTTCTAGCTCGTTCCCTTTTTACGCTTGCGTATCTTCATTCCCAGCCATATCAATATCACCAACCCGAGGAAGTACAGGAAGTACGACTTGGAAACCCCTTCGCTGCTGATAAAGCTGAACATCCTGTTGAAGCGTATTTTTTTAAGCCCGGATGCATGGTAATCAATAGACATCCAGATGAACACTGCTTTACCCACGATATGATCCTCCGGGACAAATCCCCAGAAACGGGAATCAAGCGAATTATGGCGGTTATCACCCATCATGAAGTAATAGTCCATGTCAAAAGTATAGCTGTTCGCTTCCTTTCCATCAATGGTGATATGTTCTCCTTTCACCTGGAGATCATGCCCTTCATACACCTGGATGATTCGGGCGTATAGCGGGAAGTTGTCTGAAGTCAGGGGTACGGTGACGCCTTTTTTGGGTATGGTCAGAGGACCGTAGTTATC
The genomic region above belongs to Flavobacteriales bacterium and contains:
- a CDS encoding TfoX/Sxy family protein, which gives rise to MAYNEFLADRIRQVFKDKKVGFEEKKMMGGLCFMVNDKMCAGVIHDDLMGRIDPDIKDALLQKKGCREMDFTGRPMKSFLFVGPEGTDTDKDLEEWIDLCLEFNPKAKSSKSRKIKG
- a CDS encoding WbqC family protein yields the protein MDHSQKLLVSTAFFPPVSYVHALLSANEIWLEAHEHYVKQSYRNRCYIYGANGILRLTAPVDHGKGEHIKVTEVKLSTHHTWKNQIWKSLQTAYRTSPFFEYYEEDLADTFHADIRTLFEWNFKLLSTCLSLIGIEKNIQHTTSYIPAWPEDTIDIRQLHPKSSRGISLSPPANSYHQVFEGKHGFIPNLSILDLMFNLGPRTINYLMP
- a CDS encoding acyl-CoA carboxylase subunit beta — translated: MDLTFNKNEDAMRMLISRLRAKQEEIYLGGGKKKIEKLHAQGKLTARERIEKLIDPDTYFFEVGALAGDGMYEEHGGCPSGGVVTGIGYVSGRQCMIVANDATVKAGAWFPITGKKNLRAQEISIENKLPIIYLVDSAGVFLPMQDEIFPDKEHFGRIFRNNAIMSSMGILQIAAIMGSCVAGGAYLPIMSDEAMIVDKTGTIFLAGSYLVKAAIGEDIDNETLGGATTHCEVSGVTDYKCKDDEDCLNRIRNIMDKVGDYEKAGFDRKSPEPPAKDPSELYGIMPDSREKPYDVKDVIERLVDGSEFEEYKALYGKTIVCGLARIDGWAVGIVANQRKVIKNKKGEMQFGGVIYSDSADKAARFIMNCNQKKIPLVFLQDVTGFMVGSRSEQGGIIKDGAKMVNAMSNSVVPKFTIILGNSYGAGNYAMCGKAYDPRLIAAWPTAKIAVMGGAQAAKTLLQIQVSTLKAKGEEIEEEDQKKMLKEITDKYDRQTSPYYGASRLWVDAIIDPLETRQMISLGIEMANHAPITKPFNAGVIQT